Genomic window (Oscillospiraceae bacterium):
GCAATCTCAACCGGCTTGGAATTGATCTCTTCTTCCAGCAGGTTGGTCACACCCAGCGTTACCTCCCAGGTGTTCGCCCCGGTGCGGACCGCGGTCTTGCCCAATTCGACGGCATTGGAACCGTTATATTGAATATAAGTGTTCGCCGGCGTCAGAGCGGTTATTGTCGGTGTCGCACTCAGCATCGTTCCGACCGCAAAAATGCAGACCAACAGTCCGATGAGTACGAATTTAGTAATTTTCTTCATTGTTTTACCTCACTTTGTCACTAATTCTGTCAAATGTAACTTTACTTGCGAAATCCAGGTAATCCCTGACATTACCCGTCTATTATAAGCTTTGGCGGTTACATTTCGGTTACATTTAGCCATTCGTAAATGCATAATATTTACAGATAAAATAATTTTTATGTATAGTCCGTCGAATTATGTCGATTTTTCCAAAAACGTCGTTTTCTTTCCGGAATCATATGTGACGGTTCAAGAGAGCGTCTTATTGAAAAAAGTATATTTGACAGGTTTTATGTACAGGTATATAATTAGTATTTGTTCGCCCGAACGGTTCACACGAATTCGGGCGGTCTGTTTTGTTAAACTGGCAAAGGAGCATCTGATTTGAAAAGAACCGATTTAAGAAATATCGCCATTGTGGCGCACGTCGACCACGGTAAAACCACTCTTGTCGACGAACTGCTGCGCCAAAGCGGCACCTTCCGCGAAAATCAAGTGGTGGCCGAACGGGTCATGGACAGCAACGACCTCGAACGCGAACGCGGCATCACGATTTTAGCTAAAAACACTTCCATTCATTATAACGGCGTCAAGATCAACGTCATCGACACCCCCGGGCATGCGGATTTCTCCGGTGAGGTCGAGCGGGTTTTAAAGATGGTTGACGGCGTGCTTTTGCTTGTCGACGCTGCGGAAGGGCCGATGCCCCAAACCCGCTTTGTGCTGCAAAAGGCGCTCTCGATGGGGCATAAAGTCGTCGTGGTCGTGAATAAAATCGACCGTCCCGACGCCCGCATCTACGAGGTCGTCGACGAGGTTTTGGAACTGCTCATCGCGCTCAATGCCAACGACGAACAGTTGGACAGCCCGGTCATCTTCTGTTCGGGCCGAGACGGCACGGCTTCGATGGCGCCCGAAGGTCCGTTTGAAGATTTACAACCGCTGTTTGAAATTATCCTGTCCCACATTGATCCGCCCGATATTGACCCCGACGGCCCGACTCAGATGTTGGTCTCGTCGCTGGATTATAACGACTATGTCGGACGCATCTGCATCGGCAAGGTCGAGCGCGGCGTTATAAACAAGGGACAGGATATCAGCATCTGCGAATACCACGGTACGCACACACCCTACCGTTCCAAAGCGGTCAATCTGTATACCATCGAGGGTCTCGAACGCGTACCGGTCGACAGCATCTCTGCCGGCGACATCGTTTGCGTCTCGGGCATCGAGAACATCACGATCGGCGATACGATCTGTGCGCTTGACAAACCCGAACCGATCCCGTTCGTCAAAATCTCCGAGCCGACCGTCGAGATGACCTTTTCGGTCAACGACAGCCCGTTCGCCGGCAAAGAGGGCAAATATGTCACCTCCCGCCATCTGCGCGAACGCTTAATGAAGGAACTGCTCAAGGATGTCTCCCTGCGCGTCAGCGAAACCGAGACCACCGAGAGCTTCCGGGTCTGCGGACGCGGTGAGATGCATTTATCCATTTTGGTCGAAACCATGCGCCGCGAGGGCTATGAATTTGCCGTCGGCGCACCGAAGGTCTTATATAAGGAAATTGAAGGGCAGCTCTGCGAACCGGTCGAACGGTTGGTCTGCGATCAGCCGCAGCAGTATGTCGGCGCAGTGATGGAGAAAATCGGCGCCCGCAAAGGCGATTTGGTCGAAATGCTGCCGCAGGGTGATCATATCCGGCTCGAATTTCTGATTCCGTCGCGCGGCCTGTTCGGCTACCGCAGTGATTATCTGACCGATACCCACGGCGAGGGTATCATGAGCAGCGTTTTCGATAACTATTCCCCGGTCAAGGGTGAGATTACCCGCCGTCAAAACGGCGCGTTGGTCGCGTTCGAAAGCGGTGACGCCGTAACTTACGGCCTTTATAACGCCCAGGAACGCGGCGCACTGTTCATCACCCCGGGCACCAAGGTCTATGAGGGTATGATTGTCGGCGAGTCGCCCAAACCCGGAGACCTGTGCGTCAACGTCTGCAAGAAAAAACATATCACGAATATGCGTGCATCGGGCAGCGACGATGCGCTGCGTCTGATCCCGCCGCGCCAGATGTCGCTCGAGGCCTGCATCGAATTTATCGCCGAAGACGAACTGATCGAGGTCACGCCGAAATCCCTGCGTTTGCGCAAACGCATCCTCAATAATGAACAGAGGGCGAAGAATCGCTCCAAGAGTTAAAACAGAGCTTTCCTTATTCGCCCTGCCATAAAGGCGATTATGTCGATATTGAATCGGTTCTGTTTATATTGAAAAACCGGTCTTTGAACACTTATTGATATTCCAGCACGACATCACTATCAAACGCCTTTTCCCCGATGTATGTAACGCTGCCGGGGATAATTACCGTTGTCAAGCGGAAACACCTGAAAAACGCATAACTCCCGATCGATGTCACACTGTCGGGGATTGTGATTGATGTCAAGCCGAAGCATTCGGCAAATGCATAATTCCCGAGCTTTGTAACGCTGTCGGGGATGATCACCGACGTCAAGCCGGAACATCCCTTAAACGTACTGTTCCAGATATATGTAACGCTGTCGGAAATTTTTATTGATTTTAAACACGAACAATTAATAAATGCATAGTCCCCATATATGTAACGCTGTCGGGAATTGTGATTGATGTCAGACCGGAGCAACCCCAAAACGCACCGTTCCCGATATATATAACGCTGTTGGGAATTGTGATTGATGTCAGGCCGGAACATCCTGAAAATGCCTCCATTCCGATCTCTGTAACGCTGTTTGGGATTGTGATTGATGTCAGACCGGAGCAATCCCAAAACGCCCTGCATCCGATCTCTGTAACGCTGTCGGGGATTGTGATTGATGTCAAAGCGGAACATTCGTAAAATGCTTCGTCCCCGATCTCTGTAACGCTGTCAGGGATGATCACTGTTGTCAAGCCGGAACATCCTGAAAATGCCTCTTCCCCGATCTTTGTCACGCTGTCGGGGATTGTGATTGATGTCAGACCGGAACATTCGGAAAATGCCTCGTCTCCGATTGATGTCACACTGTCGGGAATTGTGATTGATGTCAGACCGGAACATTCGGAAAATGCCTCGTCTCCGATTGATGNNNNNNNNNNNNNNNNNNNNNNNNNNNNNNNNNNNNNNNNNNNNNNNNNNNNNNNNNNNNNNNNNNNNNNNNNNNNNNNNNNNNNNNNNNNNNNNNNNNNATTGTGATTGATGTCAGACCGGAACATTCGGAAAATGCCTCGTCTCCGATTGATGTCACACTGTCGGGAATTGTGATTGATATCAGACCGGAACATCCCAAAAATGCACCGTTTATTGAAGTAACCGTATCCGGAATCGTATAACTTGAATAGCTTTCAGGAACATAACATAAAACCATACCGCCGTTTATAAGAATCGGTTCACTGAGCCCGGTATTACTGAATACCCTATTTCCGATGTATGTAACGCTGCCGGGAATGATCACTGATGTCAAGCCGGAACATCCCGAAAATGCGTAATCCCCGATCTTTGTAACGCTTTCGGGAATTGTGATTGATGTCAAGCCGGAGCATCCGGCAAATGCATAATTCCCGATCTCTGTAACGCTGTCGGGGATGATTACCGACGTCAAGCCGGAACATCCGGAGAATGCATAATTCCCGATCTCTGTAACACTGTCGGGGATTGTGATTGATGTCAGAGCGGAACAATCCCAAAACGCACCGTCCCCGATATTTGTAACGCAGTCGGGGATTGTGATTGATGTCAGGCCGGAACATCCGGCAAATACATAATTCCCGATTTCTGTAACGCTGTCGGGGATGATTACCGACATCAGATTGGGACAATAACCAAACGCACTGTCCCCGATATTTGTAACGCTGTCGGGAATTGTGATTGATGTCAGACCGGAACATCCTGAAAATGCCTCTTCTCCGATGTTTGTAACACTGTCGGGAATTGTGATTGACATCAAGCCGGAACATTCAGAAAATGCATAATTTCCGATCTCTGTAACGCTGTCAGGGATTGTGATTGATTTCGGGCCGGAACAATCCCAAAACGCACTGTCCTCGATATATGTAACGCTGTTGGGGATTATGATTGACGTCAGACCGGAACATCTTGAAAATGCACAACTTCCGATATATGTCACGCTATTGGGGATTGTGACTGACGTCAGACCGGAACAACTCCAAAACGCCCTTTCTCCGATCTCTGTAACGCTGTCGGGGATTGTGATTGATGTCAGGCCGGAACATTCGGAAAACGCATAACTTCTAATCTCTGTAACGCTGTTGGGGATTGTGATTGATGTCAGACCGGAACATCCTGAAAATGCGCCGTTTATTGAAGTAACCGTATCCGGAATCGTATAACTTAAATAGCTTGCAGGTACATAACATAAAATGGTACCGCCGTTTATAAGAACCGGTTCACTGAGGCCGGAATTTTTAAACACTTCATTCCCGATATTTGTAACGCTGTCGGGAATTATGATTGAGGTCAAAGCGGAACAATCTCCAAACGCACCGTCTTCAATATTTGTAACGCTGTCGGGGATTGTGATTGATGTCAAAGCGGAACAATCTCTAAACATACCATCTTCAATATTTGTAACGCTGTCGGGGATTGTGATTGATGTCAAAGCGGAACATTCGAAAAATGCACCGTTTATTGAAGTAACTGTATCCGGAATGGTATAACTTGTATAGCTTGCAGGCACATAACACAAAACCGTGCCGCCGTTTATAAAAATCGGTTCACTGAGACCGGTATCACTGAATACCCTGTCTCCGATCTCTGTAACGCTGTCGGGAATTGTGATTGATGTCAGACCAAAACATCCTGAAAATGCCTCGTCTCCGATCTCTGTAACGCTGTTGGGGATTGTGATTGATGTCAGAGCGCAGCAATAATAAAACGCACTGTCCCCGATACTTGAAACGCTGTCGGGAATTGTGATTGATGTAAAATCGGAACATTCGGAAAATGCTTTATCTCCGATACCTATTACCCCGTTGGGTATTATAATATTTATTTCTTCTCCTGAATAACTGACAAGAATTCCGTTTTCCACAACGAATCCATCTCGCGTATAAGTTAATCCTTCCTCTGTATCGGATAGCTCACTGTTCGATGCTGTCTGCGAATTTGCCGTCTGCGAATTTGCCGTTTGCGAATTTGCCGTTTGCGAATTTGCCGTCTGCGAATTTGCCGTTTGCGAATTTGCCGTTTGCGAATTTGCCGTCTGTGAGTTTGCCGTTTTCGCGCCGCACCCTCCTGAAAAAGTCATCGCAAAAACAACCGAAAAAACAATTGAGAAAACTTTTAAACCATTGGATCTTCTCATTTCTATGACTTCCTTCCGCCATCAATATAAAAAGTATATAACGCCTTGTATATATTTGTCAATTGTTCCGCAGTATAAAACTCCCTTGATTCGCAAAAAACCTCGGTTGAAAAGCAGGGGATTTTGTTTTACATATTATAATCTTTACGTCACGATCAACCGCCGGTATAAGTTCATCATTCGATAAATTTCGCAGCATAGCCGTCTGCATTTCTGTCATTCTGAGCGGAGTGAAACGGAGCCGAAGAATCTCGGACTGATAAAAACGATTGCTTTATTAATATAAATCGGCATAATTAAGCCACAATCAACCGCCGGTATAAATTCATCAGTTCTATGAATTTTGCGGCATCGCCGCCCACGTCGGGGTGGTATATTTTCGCCAGTTCCCGAAACCGTTTTTTCACCGCCGTCTCGTCGGAATCGAACGGCAGCCCCAGTTGAATCAGCGCGTCGCGGTCGTAAAACAGTCGTCCCTGTATTAAATTCTCTTGAAATAACTCCCCGTATACAAACGCCCAATACTCATCGATCACAGCTTTCAGCTGTTCGCGGTTCAAAGCGCACAGCGCAATCGCATCGTACCGCGCTTTTTTGACTTTTTGCCCGTTTTCGGAGAGGTCGAAGAAATTATCCCATACCAAAACGGGGCAGTTTTTGAGCTGTCCCGAATTGCGCAGCGTGCATTCCAGCCGCTTTAATTTGCGCAGTTTGCTTTTGACCTCTGCGATGTCCATTGTGGGCTTTTCACCCCTTTATGTTTTATATGGAGCGACGCCACCGTCGACCCTTATCGTTTTTTTGCAGAAGCTTCCCCGTGGTACTCTTAATTTCCCTCTCATTGAAAGGCGCGGAAAAAGATTTTCCTCCTTAATAAATGAACCCACGTCTTTTACGGTTCAAGACGGGGAACACTGTTCCCCGAACCCTTATTAAGGGGGTTAGCAACAGACC
Coding sequences:
- the typA gene encoding translational GTPase TypA, which produces MKRTDLRNIAIVAHVDHGKTTLVDELLRQSGTFRENQVVAERVMDSNDLERERGITILAKNTSIHYNGVKINVIDTPGHADFSGEVERVLKMVDGVLLLVDAAEGPMPQTRFVLQKALSMGHKVVVVVNKIDRPDARIYEVVDEVLELLIALNANDEQLDSPVIFCSGRDGTASMAPEGPFEDLQPLFEIILSHIDPPDIDPDGPTQMLVSSLDYNDYVGRICIGKVERGVINKGQDISICEYHGTHTPYRSKAVNLYTIEGLERVPVDSISAGDIVCVSGIENITIGDTICALDKPEPIPFVKISEPTVEMTFSVNDSPFAGKEGKYVTSRHLRERLMKELLKDVSLRVSETETTESFRVCGRGEMHLSILVETMRREGYEFAVGAPKVLYKEIEGQLCEPVERLVCDQPQQYVGAVMEKIGARKGDLVEMLPQGDHIRLEFLIPSRGLFGYRSDYLTDTHGEGIMSSVFDNYSPVKGEITRRQNGALVAFESGDAVTYGLYNAQERGALFITPGTKVYEGMIVGESPKPGDLCVNVCKKKHITNMRASGSDDALRLIPPRQMSLEACIEFIAEDELIEVTPKSLRLRKRILNNEQRAKNRSKS
- a CDS encoding leucine-rich repeat domain-containing protein; translation: MGLLRSDINHNSRQRYIYGDYAFINCSCLKSIKISDSVTYIWNSTFKGCSGLTSVIIPDSVTKLGNYAFAECFGLTSITIPDSVTSIGSYAFFRCFRLTTVIIPGSVTYIGEKAFDSDVVLEYQ
- a CDS encoding leucine-rich repeat domain-containing protein; the encoded protein is MPDSVTSIGDEAFSECSGLTSITIPDSVTKIGEEAFSGCSGLTTVIIPDSVTEIGDEAFYECSALTSITIPDSVTEIGCRAFWDCSGLTSITIPNSVTEIGMEAFSGCSGLTSITIPNSVIYIGNGAFWGCSGLTSITIPDSVTYMGTMHLLIVRV
- a CDS encoding leucine-rich repeat domain-containing protein, with protein sequence MENGILVSYSGEEINIIIPNGVIGIGDKAFSECSDFTSITIPDSVSSIGDSAFYYCCALTSITIPNSVTEIGDEAFSGCFGLTSITIPDSVTEIGDRVFSDTGLSEPIFINGGTVLCYVPASYTSYTIPDTVTSINGAFFECSALTSITIPDSVTNIEDGMFRDCSALTSITIPDSVTNIEDGAFGDCSALTSIIIPDSVTNIGNEVFKNSGLSEPVLINGGTILCYVPASYLSYTIPDTVTSINGAFSGCSGLTSITIPNSVTEIRSYAFSECSGLTSITIPDSVTEIGERAFWSCSGLTSVTIPNSVTYIGSCAFSRCSGLTSIIIPNSVTYIEDSAFWDCSGPKSITIPDSVTEIGNYAFSECSGLMSITIPDSVTNIGEEAFSGCSGLTSITIPDSVTNIGDSAFGYCPNLMSVIIPDSVTEIGNYVFAGCSGLTSITIPDCVTNIGDGAFWDCSALTSITIPDSVTEIGNYAFSGCSGLTSVIIPDSVTEIGNYAFAGCSGLTSITIPESVTKIGDYAFSGCSGLTSVIIPGSVTYIGNRVFSNTGLSEPILINGGMVLCYVPESYSSYTIPDTVTSINGAFLGCSGLISITIPDSVTSIGDEAFSECSGLTSIT
- a CDS encoding J domain-containing protein is translated as MDIAEVKSKLRKLKRLECTLRNSGQLKNCPVLVWDNFFDLSENGQKVKKARYDAIALCALNREQLKAVIDEYWAFVYGELFQENLIQGRLFYDRDALIQLGLPFDSDETAVKKRFRELAKIYHPDVGGDAAKFIELMNLYRRLIVA